The Silene latifolia isolate original U9 population chromosome 4, ASM4854445v1, whole genome shotgun sequence region AGGGGTAATTTGGTCAGAATTATTATGTTTTGGAAGGAAAGTTCAAATATTGACAGAATATTCTCTTTTAAGTGATCGGAAAAGGGAATTGGTAGCAATTTGTACACACTAATGCTTAATAAGGTAGTAATTTTAGCAGCTTTTTTTATAAGGTagtaatttttgaaaactcgtatttATAAGATTGTAAAAATTAATTGACCCTTGGTACAACTCTAACCTTTTTTTATTgcaaattatttatttttttagggGAATTGCAAAAGTTTTTTATTGCAAGGCAAAAACTTTCTTCTTTGACTAGTAAAATGTTTTATACTGATTTTTTTGGATGTAAAAACTCCAACTTTTTGTACTAGTAATTTCTAACAAAATTTTCAATATTTGCAATGTAAAAAAGCTTCCTACTTTGATTTTGATCATGTTCTTATCTTTCaatttttttaatatttatttcAAAGCTTTTTTTACTTTGAATTTTTACCCCCAAATTTTCTCCATGTAAAAACTCTAATTTTTATACAGAATATACtgacaaaaatttcaatttttgctTCCAGAGAATGGAAAGAGGAGTGAAGCGTAGTTTAGATCAAGTTGAAGAATCTTCCGTTCCGACATATGAATTTTGTACACACTTTTTATCCATTTAAACACCAAATTTGAAGTATGTTATTTTTGCTTTTGTACTGTTTAATTAAGAAAATTAATACAATGTTTTTTCCGTTTAACAGCTGACAACGAGATTTATAATCTCCAAAATTCTGCTAAGGAACGCCCCATGTTCAACGATATCGACAAATTTGATCTCAACAATAAGATGACCGCACTCAAGGCCTCGCCTTTTGTTGTTTCTCTTGTTTCATTTACCGGTAATTAAATCTTTGTTATTTGTACAATTATTTGCTTGACAACAACTCAGATGAACTTTTTTTTGTTTAGGTGAAATTGAGGTATCTTTGTTATTTGTACTGTTAGTTGCTTGACAATTTTAAATTTGGATGAACTTATGTATAATAGGTGAAGAGGTTGTATCTCAAAGTTGCGGAGCTATAATCGAAGCCGAAGGAAACACTTATACCGTACTCACTTCTCTCCACCTCGCAAGGAAGCCGGCCTCATCCGTAGCCCATTATGTTGAAAACAGTTTAGCTGATGATTTAAAGGTTAGCCGGTTTAATCGTTGGTTTCTTATTATTATAGTATTATTAAGTTAACGTGTGTGTATGCAAATATAGGTTACTAATTCTCGGTATGGTTTATACATTTGATACATAACTGTTAACTCAACTCGTACACCTGACCTGTTTTTTCTGGTTCAAGACCCGTATATAAATCTTCAACCGCAAACTGAGTGACCCAACACGGCCTTTTAATTTAGGTTAAAACGCGACTCAGCTCCACCCTATTCTATAGGTGGTTCAGTTTATGTTAGATGTATACCTAAATATCAAGGagtattaaaattaaaatatgaatgTATATTATTAGCAgtccgtctcattatagacggccactatccgtctataatgagaatttgtgtattatTAATTACATAAGTCTCCCTAATAACTTAATCCATAGAAGTGTATAACTTGACCTAACACAAACCTCATTTGAGACACAACCTCATTTGAATGTGAAAGGCATCTTGTGTGTTTTTATGGATATAAAATGGTGCATTTATCATATAAGTTTTTACCTACATGGAGCAACCCCAATGCTAGTATAATACTATAAAGGAGATTGTAGGTTATTTATATTCATCCAGGCTTGTGCTAATTGTTTGTTCTAATTTTTTTATAGATTGTCATCAATGCGTATGATGACAAATCGTACCTGGGAGAATTTTTTTGCTATGATTTCTACTTCAACTTATTGGTTATCAAGTTTAGGTCGAATAACGTGTTCCCATCGACAAACTTCATGATGATTGATGATGATTCGGGTATGGAGAGAAGAATTTCATTGTGCCGTCATCCCACGAAAGCAAAGACCGGAGATAGTGTGATTGTTGTGGGAAGATATTTCTATGAGCCCTACACTTTCATGGCTGCTTCCGGTTTGCTGAGGTATATATTATAGTTATTTGAACAATCTTGTACTCTTTTTTAGTATGTGTAAATATACCCAGATTTCATATTCATATTCGTTTAATAATCTCAGTTTGCAGCGTTTCGACCATGAAAGTTATGATTGTAATGAGCTATTGACAATTAGTTGCCGTTTTAACAGGGTATAATCTATTTTCTATCCTTAATTTTCTACTTCGTTCAAATTGATTGACAATTTTAAAACCAGATTACTCACATTTTGTTACTTACGGTTTCTTATGGAAGTGTGGAGATGGAGCTCCGGTTATTAGCTGCTCCGGGGAAATGATTGGAATAGCATTTTACCATCTTGGTCGTTGTTCCCCTATTTTACCTATAAATATTGTTCAGAGGTGGTGGTGTCATTTCAAAAGTCATAGGTATGATTGGTTTAGTTGTTTATCTTTCTTGTTTTCAATGCCATTACACTCACCCTCTTTAAGTTTTTTATGACAATatatattaacaaagtgatactATCTATATGACAGGGAGTTTCGTCATCCAATTTATGGTTTTGATGGTAGGAACTTGTATTTAACAAGTCTGCCCACCCTTGAGAAGTTTCTCAAAAATTTTCCGAATATTTCCAGTGGTGTTATTGTTGAAAAGGTAAATTTTTTGTTAAGATTTCATCACACATTTCTTTATTTGGACTTCAATGTTGTGTTTAAGAAGTCTTATGACTACCATATTATTGTGTACATGACCTATGAATATGAAGTGTGTGATGTGATTACCAGTTAAGACAATTTTACCTACCAATCTCGTGTAAATCTGTGAAACTGTCACATGATATGTTCTCAGTAGATGTGACTTCTGTTTCTTGACAACATAGCTTCTTATTCATTTGTTCTTTTCACCAGATGTGGCACCATGCTACACTGGTCATGGATTTAACTTCTCATGGTGTCTGGATCTCTGAATTGTGGAATCAACATTGTTTGTTATTTCATATTCTGTTTCACATTGTTTGGATGacgcactactacaaatccagacaaccacaacggccctttaacaacgcttattcacgaaaatcaccataagacgttgtagaatggatggcgcgaaattttactaaacttaattacaacggttatgtgttgttaaccgttgttattggttttaacaacgggtcaaacttgcacaaccgttgttaatataaaaactaataacaacagtttactctgtaatacattataattgttgttaataatttggcgcaaaattagtgaaaagtaattacaacggttatattagaacccgttgttaatactttttaacaatggTTGTCaaaggaaccgttgttaatatattatctaatgacaa contains the following coding sequences:
- the LOC141652068 gene encoding uncharacterized protein LOC141652068, with protein sequence MERGVKRSLDQVEESSVPTYEFSDNEIYNLQNSAKERPMFNDIDKFDLNNKMTALKASPFVVSLVSFTGEEVVSQSCGAIIEAEGNTYTVLTSLHLARKPASSVAHYVENSLADDLKIVINAYDDKSYLGEFFCYDFYFNLLVIKFRSNNVFPSTNFMMIDDDSGMERRISLCRHPTKAKTGDSVIVVGRYFYEPYTFMAASGLLSLQRFDHESYDCNELLTISCRFNRCGDGAPVISCSGEMIGIAFYHLGRCSPILPINIVQRWWCHFKSHREFRHPIYGFDGRNLYLTSLPTLEKFLKNFPNISSGVIVEKVFKSYCAETAGLRVNDVIYKCDGEEVKGFFEIWNLMWDKLGKVVEFEVARLEPKTILSIRMLVSEASPEESNDWPKYNYR